The stretch of DNA AACTTCAACAATTATTAACATATGACCAATACCCTAACTTCTATAACCCCAAACTTCCCACCCCCATTTATTGAAAGCAAATCCAAAGCATTTTTGTGATTCATTAATCACTTTTTCACCACtcaattctttctctctctctctcactttccttACCCAATCCCAtcaccttccccaccctcctttttattttcaatttcagcACTGCAGCTTTGGTGGCCAGCTCTGTCAGGACTCAGATCCTTAAAGGGCAGCTCTAGACAATGACCAGCTCAGAGGGATAAGCCAGACCAACAGTATCTCGTCCTCTTTTTCTCTGGACAGATGACTTCATAACGGAGGCTGCTGAGACCAGGGTGTCCATGAGAGTAATTCTCCTGCTCCTCTGGCTTAGGGTGTCTCTATCCCCTCCTGGCCTGTCCCAGGCTAGGCCCCCCAGCTCCCAAGAAGTGGTGGTCCCCTTGAAGCTGACCAGCAAGGGCAGAGGTGCAAAGGCTCCAGGCTGGCTCTCCTATAGCATTGAGTTTGGGGGCTGGAGACACATTGTCCACATGAGGGTCAAGAAGCTCTTAGTTTCCAGACACCTACTGGTGTTCACCTACTCAGACCAGAGTGCCCTGCAGGAGGATCAGCCCTTTGTTCCTGATGACTGCTACTATCATGGTTATGTGCAGGGGGTCCCTGAGTCCCTGGTTGCCCTCAGTACCTGTTCTGGAGGCTTTCGAGGAATGCTACAGATAAATGACCTTGCTTATGAAATCGAGCCCATCAGGCACTCTACCACATTTGAACACCTGGTTTATAAGATCAACATTAATGAGACTCAGTCTCCACCTATTAGATGTGGCTTAACACAGAAGGAAATACACCAACAATTGGGATTTGAAGAGGCAGAGACAACAACTCTGAAACGAATTTCTACTGATAACTGGTGGGCCCATTCATGGTTTTTGGAGCTGGTCGTGGTGGTAGATCaaaatttcttcatttactcCCAAAGTAACTTCTCAAAGGTGCAGGAAGATGTGTTTCTTGTTATCAACATAGTGGACTCCATTTACCAGCAGTTGGGTACTTATgtgattttgattgggattgagATTTGgaatcatgaaaatattttcccaatgaTAAGCATAGAACAGGTTCTGGAGGATTTTTCTCAGTGGAAGCAAATCAGTCTTTCACAGCTACAGTATGATGCTGcacatattttcattaaaaattcacTTATAAGTGCACTTGGTATAGCCTATGTTGCAGGAATATGTCGTCCTCCAATTGACTGTGGAGTTAATAATTTCCAAGGAGACCCCTGGTCTCTTTTTGCACTCACTGTGGCCCATGAGTTAGGCCATACTTTGGGTATGCTGCATGATGAAGAATACTGTTTATGTGGGCAAAGTGGTTGCATTATGAATGCTATCAGAGTGCCAGCAGAGAGATTCACCAACTGTAGTTATGGAGATTTTACAAAGACCACTTTAAACCAGGGATCATGTCTGCACAATCCTCCAAGTCCAGGGAAAGTCCTTATGCTGAAGCGCTGTGGGAACAATGTAGTTGAAGGGGAAGAGGAGTGTGACTgtggatctataaagcagtgtGAACAAGATCCCTGTTGTCTCTTGAACTGCACTCTGAGGACCGGTGCGGCTTGTGCTTTTGGGCTTTGTTGCAAAGACTGCAAATTCATGCCATCAGGGGAAGTCTGCAGACATCAGATCAACGAATGTGACCTTCCAGAGTGGTGCAATGGGACATCCCATCAGTGCCCAGAAGATGGGTATGTGCAGGATGGGGTTCCCTGTAGTGACAACGCCTACTGCTATCAAAAGAGATGTAATAACCATGACAAACAGTGCAGGGAGATCTTTGGTGAAGTTGCAAAGAGTGCATCTCAGAATTGCTATGAAGAAGTCAACTCCCAGGGAAACCGTTTTGGCCACTGCGGTCTAAATGGAACGGCATACTTAAAATGCAACACCTCAGATATCTTTTGTGGGAGGGTTCAGTGTGAGAATGTGGGAGACATTCCCAATTTAAGAGATCACTCTGCTTTGCAGCACACTCATGTAAATGGTGTCACCTGCTGGGGTATAAGTTATCATTTAGGGATGAGCACACCTGATGTTGGTGAAGTGAAAGATGGCACTGTGTGTGGTTCAAAAAAGATCTGCATACACAAGAAGTgtgtcagtctctctctcctgtcACAAGTCTGCCTGCCTGAGACTTGCAACATGAAGGGGATCTGCAATAACAAACATCACTGCCACTGTGGCTATGGGTGGTCCCCACCCTACTGCCTATATAGAGGCTATGGAGGTAGTGTTGACAGTGGCCCAGCAGCTGCCAGAAAAGGAATTTTCTTTCCACTCGTTATGATTCTTAGTTTGTCCGTTTTGCTTCTACTGTTGGCTACTCTATTTACATACCTTCAAAACCACTGTAGTCCTAAGGAGATCAAGGCTCACACTTCAGATTAAGAAAGCTCCTCTAATTTAATATCCTATGCATCACAACATTTTAGTTTATTGGAGGTAGAAAAGTTACATGCCTGAAACTGAGCACATTTCTGATAGTTTACAGAAAAATGAAGACCTTCCTTTTCGTCAGTATTAGAAGCATTGCCATCAAGAAAGGGTAATTTCTAACATTTTCCTAGCTACTGTTTATTGTGTAAGCAGCCAATAAAGCTCCAGTTTCACTCTGAGTtggtcctctttgtgtctccTGAGTGCATATATGATTCACAGGAAAGCCAAGAGACAGACATGTAAAGACCTACGGGTGAGTCTTGCCTCCCCATTTATTCCCAAAGTAATTTCTCAAAGGTGCAAAGGATACATTTCTTGTTGTCCTCTAGTGGATACCATTTATCAGAAGCTGGGGGCTTATGTGATTTTGACTGGGACTAGAATTTGAAATCATGGAGATATTTTCCCAATGATAAGCCTAGAACAAGTCAAGACTGCAAGTTCATACCATCAATGAACTCAGGTCAATGAATGTCCAGAGTGGTGCAATGGGATGTCCCATCAGTGCCCACAAGATGGGTATGTGCAGGATGGGGTTCCCTGTAGTGACAACACCTACTGCTATCAAAAGAGATGTAATAAAGTTGGGGAAATTACTTAAACTTTCTAACATTCTCCTCTAAAGTCTGAAAAGAAGGATGATAATATTGCTTGTCCCACCCAAACTCTTGGATTTATTTGGTAACCAAAAGTGAGAATTTCTTGTTAAGGCATAAACAAAttgtttgtttattaaaaattcctGCCTGTTCCCTCTGTGTTTTCTAGTCAAGTTTATCTACtctaattctttgttttaatttggtgGTTTGGGTATCCTCTTGGAGTATTTTCTTTGAATACCAGGATATACTCTCTATCAGGACAGggttgtttttatctgttttgcaCACTGTTTTATCCCAACACATAGAACATGGtataataaacaaaaagaaaatctgaaagaaataattaatataaacagATTATTAATTGTATGCAGTTAAttaggaaaagtaaaaataaaccttCATCCTGTTTTTTTGAAtggttccttttattgtttttaaatatattttattgattatggtattgcagttgtcccatttctcccccttcattcccctccaccctgcacaccctctcccacccacattcccctgctttagttcctgtccatgtgtcataagttctttagcttctacatttcccataccattcttgccctccccctgtctattttctacctatcatgtacgctacttattctctgtaccttttccccctctctcctcctcccactcccctgttgctaaccctccatgtgatctccatttctgtggttctgttcctgttctagttgtttgcttattttgttcttgttttcaggtgttttaggtgtggctgttaataattgtgagtttgctgtcattttactatacgtgttttttatcttctttttcttatcttctttcttacataagtccctttaacatttcataaaacaagggcttggtgatgatgagctcctttaacttgaccttatctgagaagcactttatctgccctttcattctaaatgaaagctttgctggatagagcaatctgggatgtaggtccttgcctttcgtgacttggaatacttctttctagccccttcttttctgtaaggtctcttttgagaaatcagctgacagtctaatgggaactcctttgtaggtgactgtccccttatctcttgctgcttctagggttctctccttcatttttaccttggctaaggtaattatgatgtgccttggtgtgttcctccttgggtccaacttctttgggactctctgagcttcctggacttcctggaagtctatttcctttgccagattggggaagttctcctttattacttgttcaagtaagttttccacttgttgctcttcctcttctccttctggtacccctataatttggatgttggaatgtttaaagatgtcctggaggctcctaagcctctcctcatttttttgaattcttatttcttcattcttttctgattgtatatggttttcttccttctggtccactccattgatgtgagacccagctttctttccatcactgttggttccctgggcatttttcttcatttcacttattgtagccttcattttttcatctaatttgtgaccaaaatcaaccaattctgtgagcatcctgatcaccagtgttttgaactgtgcatctgataaattggctatctctcagtcacttaaaagtatcaGTTCTCAGGCTTGCATTtgtatttgttcttctgtttgagccatctctttttttttttcttttgtctggttgtgcctgttacatatgaggggcagagccttaggtgttcaccagggcgggtcaaccctgtcactgggttgtgatgctgtatgtgggggcagggtccaagagggaacaatggcacttgctccagtctgagttggacttcagtcccttccaccacttcccccaagcaaactgggcctttctggtgccaGTTCCtatatgggtgggcttgtgtaccccatgggtctttccaatgacctctcctgtg from Phyllostomus discolor isolate MPI-MPIP mPhyDis1 chromosome 1, mPhyDis1.pri.v3, whole genome shotgun sequence encodes:
- the ADAM21 gene encoding disintegrin and metalloproteinase domain-containing protein 21, with product MRVILLLLWLRVSLSPPGLSQARPPSSQEVVVPLKLTSKGRGAKAPGWLSYSIEFGGWRHIVHMRVKKLLVSRHLLVFTYSDQSALQEDQPFVPDDCYYHGYVQGVPESLVALSTCSGGFRGMLQINDLAYEIEPIRHSTTFEHLVYKININETQSPPIRCGLTQKEIHQQLGFEEAETTTLKRISTDNWWAHSWFLELVVVVDQNFFIYSQSNFSKVQEDVFLVINIVDSIYQQLGTYVILIGIEIWNHENIFPMISIEQVLEDFSQWKQISLSQLQYDAAHIFIKNSLISALGIAYVAGICRPPIDCGVNNFQGDPWSLFALTVAHELGHTLGMLHDEEYCLCGQSGCIMNAIRVPAERFTNCSYGDFTKTTLNQGSCLHNPPSPGKVLMLKRCGNNVVEGEEECDCGSIKQCEQDPCCLLNCTLRTGAACAFGLCCKDCKFMPSGEVCRHQINECDLPEWCNGTSHQCPEDGYVQDGVPCSDNAYCYQKRCNNHDKQCREIFGEVAKSASQNCYEEVNSQGNRFGHCGLNGTAYLKCNTSDIFCGRVQCENVGDIPNLRDHSALQHTHVNGVTCWGISYHLGMSTPDVGEVKDGTVCGSKKICIHKKCVSLSLLSQVCLPETCNMKGICNNKHHCHCGYGWSPPYCLYRGYGGSVDSGPAAARKGIFFPLVMILSLSVLLLLLATLFTYLQNHCSPKEIKAHTSD